In Oryctolagus cuniculus chromosome X, mOryCun1.1, whole genome shotgun sequence, a single window of DNA contains:
- the PNMA5 gene encoding paraneoplastic antigen-like protein 5, translating to MAVRLLEDWCKGMDMDPRKALLIVGIPVECNEAEIRETVKAGLYPLSAYRVQGILFRREDNAKAVFIELIDTINYATIPSQIPGQGGTWEVVVHPRNSDDEFLSRLNCFLKDEGRRMIDVAQTLGYSSFPLEGMGPKPLAQVQEPVLQPLKESMWYRKLKVFSGSTLPGPGEESFDTWLEQVTEMMQMWQVSEEEKRRRLLESLRDPALSIMRVFRDSNDSMTVEQCLEALKQIFGSNEDFRFAQFRFLQTYQMVGEKFSAFLLRLEPLLQKAVQHSPVSMQSTDMIRLKHILDQGKMNIGLRGKLELLDQQECPPTFMELMKLIRDDEWETTMVVTKEKQKQGERGSRASGRQAEADLSTPVSLVTTLTRSFSQKGTQTMQEEATPLLKRRRLRRCQRTGKVGHKQMPQDAVRESGNESGAGAMSHPEP from the coding sequence ATGGCTGTGAGGCTGTTAGAGGATTGGTGCAAGGGCATGGATATGGACCCCAGGAAGGCCCTGTTGATTGTGGGCATCCCTGTGGAGTGCAATGAGGCTGAAATCCGAGAGACTGTGAAGGCAGGACTGTATCCCCTGAGTGCATATAGGGTGCAGGGCATACTGTTCAGGAGGGAAGACAATGCTAAGGCAGTATTCATCGAATTGATTGACACCATCAATTATGCTACCATACCCAGTCAGATTCCGGGACAAGGGGGCACATGGGAAGTGGTGGTCCATCCCCGCAACTCAGATGATGAGTTTCTCAGTAGGCTCAATTGTTTCCTGAAAGATGAGGGACGGAGAATGATAGATGTAGCCCAAACCTTGGGATATAGCAGCTTCCCCTTGGAGGGCATGGGGCCGAAGCCTTTGGCCCAAGTCCAAGAACCAGTTTTGCAGCCCCTGAAAGAAAGCATGTGGTACAGAAAGCTGAAAGTATTTTCGGGAAGCACTTTGCCAGGCCCAGGTGAAGAGAGCTTTGACACCTGGCTGGAGCAGGTCACTGAGATGATGCAGATGTGGCAGGTGTCAGAGGAGGAAAAGAGGCGGCGCTTGCTGGAGAGCCTCCGGGACCCTGCACTGTCAATCATGCGAGTGTTCCGGGACAGCAATGACTCTATGACTGTAGAGCAGTGTCTGGAGGCCCTGAAGCAGATCTTTGGGAGTAATGAAGACTTTAGATTCGCCCAGTTTCGGTTTCTTCAGACCTATCAGATGGTTGGGGAGAAGTTTTCAGCCTTTTTGCTGCGCTTAGAGCCACTGCTGCAGAAAGCAGTGCAGCATAGCCCTGTGTCGATGCAGAGCACAGACATGATCCGTCTCAAACACATCCTAGATCAGGGCAAGATGAACATTGGCCTGCGAGGCAAGCTGGAGCTCCTAGATCAGCAAGAGTGTCCTCCCACTTTCATGGAGTTAATGAAGCTTATTCGAGATGATGAGTGGGAGACCACCATGGTGGTGACAAAGGAGAAGCAGAAGCAAGGAGAAAGGGGCAGCAGGGCTTCTGGCAGACAGGCAGAAGCAGATTTAAGTACCCCTGTGTCTCTGGTCACCACACTGACAAGGTCTTTTAGTCAGAAGGGCACTCAAACCATGCAGGAAGAGGCTACCCCATTGCTAAAACGAAGGCGGCTGCGTCGCTGCCAAAGAACAGGGAAAGTAGGCCATAAGCAGATGCCACAGGATGCAGTAAGGGAGTCGGGAAACGAGTCGGGGGCTGGGGCCATGAGCCATCCCGAGCCCTAG